A genomic segment from Sulfuritalea hydrogenivorans sk43H encodes:
- the queG gene encoding tRNA epoxyqueuosine(34) reductase QueG — translation MHGDEKNSTALKDGIRRWGRELGFDAIGFSGTRVDGAAEALDAWLVAGFHGEMDYMAAHVTPAGNKRALPTELVPGTRSIITARINYRPASADSQEALADGERAFVSRYALGRDYHKLLRARLQKLADRITDEIGEFAYRVFTDSAPVMEVGLAQNSGLGWRGKHTLLLDREAGSYFFLGEIFTDLPLAPDTPVTDHCGNCTACIDACPTQAIVAPYQVDARLCISYLTIELKGSIPEALRPLLGNRIYGCDDCQLACPWNRFAPLARETDFTPRHDLDRATLVELFAWDENDFNERLAGSPIRRIGFERWLRNIAVALGNAPPSEAVLGALRSRADHPLPLVREHVAWALARHATD, via the coding sequence ATGCATGGCGATGAAAAAAACTCGACGGCGTTGAAGGACGGCATACGGCGCTGGGGCCGCGAACTGGGCTTTGATGCGATCGGCTTTTCCGGCACCCGGGTCGACGGCGCCGCAGAAGCTCTGGACGCATGGCTGGTCGCCGGCTTCCATGGCGAGATGGATTATATGGCGGCCCACGTGACGCCAGCGGGAAACAAGCGCGCGCTGCCGACCGAACTGGTGCCGGGCACGCGCAGCATCATCACGGCACGCATCAATTACCGTCCCGCGAGCGCCGACTCCCAGGAAGCGCTGGCCGACGGCGAGCGGGCTTTCGTTTCGCGCTACGCGCTGGGCCGCGACTACCACAAGCTGTTGCGCGCCCGCCTGCAAAAACTGGCCGACCGGATCACCGACGAGATCGGCGAGTTCGCCTACCGGGTATTCACCGACTCCGCGCCGGTGATGGAAGTCGGCCTGGCGCAGAACAGCGGACTGGGCTGGCGCGGCAAGCACACGCTGCTGCTCGACCGCGAGGCGGGATCGTATTTCTTCCTCGGCGAGATATTCACCGACCTGCCGCTGGCGCCGGATACGCCGGTCACCGATCACTGCGGCAACTGCACCGCCTGCATCGACGCCTGCCCGACGCAGGCCATCGTCGCGCCCTACCAGGTCGATGCGCGGCTATGCATTTCCTACCTCACGATCGAACTCAAGGGCAGCATTCCCGAAGCGCTGCGGCCCCTGCTGGGAAACCGCATCTACGGCTGCGACGATTGCCAGCTGGCCTGTCCGTGGAACCGCTTCGCGCCCCTGGCGCGCGAGACCGACTTCACGCCACGCCACGATCTCGACCGGGCGACACTGGTCGAACTCTTCGCCTGGGACGAAAACGATTTCAACGAAAGGCTGGCCGGGTCGCCGATCCGCCGCATCGGCTTCGAGCGCTGGCTGCGCAATATCGCCGTGGCGCTGGGCAATGCACCGCCGAGCGAAGCGGTGCTCGGCGCCCTGCGCTCACGCGCCGATCATCCGTTGCCGCTGGTGCGCGAACATGTGGCGTGGGCACTGGCACGCCACGCCACCGACTGA
- the tsaE gene encoding tRNA (adenosine(37)-N6)-threonylcarbamoyltransferase complex ATPase subunit type 1 TsaE: MHADHLTLALPNEADTLALGAAVVGNLVPGMVVWLDGDLGAGKTTLVRGLLRAAGDSGPVKSPTYTLVEVHVVSGLNFYHFDFYRFNQAEEYLDAGLDEYFSGSGICLVEWPDKAAPYLPPADMRIELRVDPSGEGRIASITAASDKGRTCLAGVMSSSSPRPA, from the coding sequence ATGCATGCCGACCATCTTACTTTAGCGTTGCCGAACGAAGCCGATACCCTGGCGCTGGGTGCTGCCGTGGTCGGCAATCTGGTGCCGGGCATGGTGGTCTGGCTCGATGGCGACCTCGGCGCGGGCAAGACCACGTTGGTGCGCGGCCTGTTGCGCGCGGCCGGCGACAGCGGCCCGGTAAAAAGCCCCACTTACACACTGGTTGAAGTTCACGTGGTTTCTGGATTAAACTTCTATCACTTTGATTTTTATAGATTCAATCAGGCGGAAGAATATCTCGATGCGGGGCTCGATGAGTATTTTTCAGGAAGCGGAATTTGTCTGGTCGAATGGCCCGACAAGGCCGCGCCATACCTGCCGCCCGCCGATATGCGAATCGAGTTGCGCGTGGATCCGAGCGGCGAGGGGCGCATCGCGTCCATCACCGCAGCAAGTGACAAGGGACGCACATGCCTCGCCGGCGTGATGTCCTCAAGTTCGCCGCGGCCAGCCTGA
- a CDS encoding N-acetylmuramoyl-L-alanine amidase, which produces MPRRRDVLKFAAASLTLLVSRVGAGATAGTSILAVRVWPARDYTRVTLEHDQPIKYSHLLVKDPERLVLDLEGVEFNSVLQTLPSKILDSDPYIKLIRAGRNKPGVVRLVIELKGEVKPQVFSLKPVGEYGHRLVLDLYPVEPIDPLMALLEKTGEAPPKAELKPAERPAEKPAEKPEIARLVTIVLDPGHGGEDPGAIGRGGSHEKNVTLSVARRLKEKIDATPNMRSVLTRDGDYFIPLQQRVGKARRVQADLFVSVHADAFIKSTARGSSVFVLSETGASSSAARWLANKENSADLVGGVNLGAKDPYLARTLLDLSQTATINDSLKLGKDVLGELGRINTLHKGQVEQAGFAVLKAPDIPSILIETAFISNPEEEARLNDEAYQDRMADAILKGIRRYFAKNPPLAKSKLARLD; this is translated from the coding sequence ATGCCTCGCCGGCGTGATGTCCTCAAGTTCGCCGCGGCCAGCCTGACGCTGCTGGTATCGAGAGTCGGCGCTGGCGCCACGGCGGGAACCAGCATTCTTGCCGTACGCGTCTGGCCGGCACGCGACTACACGCGGGTGACGCTGGAGCACGACCAGCCCATCAAGTATTCCCATCTGCTGGTGAAGGACCCCGAGCGGCTGGTGCTCGACCTCGAAGGCGTCGAGTTCAACTCCGTGCTGCAAACGCTGCCCTCGAAGATCCTCGACTCCGACCCCTACATCAAGCTGATCCGCGCCGGACGCAACAAGCCGGGCGTGGTGCGCCTGGTGATCGAACTCAAGGGGGAAGTGAAGCCGCAAGTGTTTTCGCTGAAGCCGGTCGGCGAGTATGGCCATCGGCTGGTGCTCGACCTGTATCCGGTGGAGCCGATCGACCCCTTGATGGCGCTGCTGGAAAAAACCGGCGAGGCGCCGCCGAAGGCCGAGCTGAAGCCCGCCGAGCGACCCGCCGAAAAGCCGGCCGAGAAGCCCGAGATCGCGCGCCTCGTCACCATCGTGCTCGACCCCGGCCATGGCGGCGAAGACCCCGGCGCGATCGGGCGCGGCGGCAGCCACGAGAAGAACGTCACCTTGTCGGTGGCGCGGCGCCTCAAGGAAAAGATCGATGCCACGCCGAACATGCGCTCGGTGCTGACGCGCGACGGCGACTATTTCATCCCGCTGCAGCAGCGCGTCGGCAAGGCACGCCGGGTGCAGGCCGACCTGTTTGTTTCGGTGCATGCCGACGCATTCATCAAGAGCACCGCGCGCGGTTCCAGCGTATTTGTCTTGTCCGAAACCGGGGCGTCGAGCTCGGCGGCGCGCTGGCTGGCGAACAAGGAAAACTCCGCCGACCTGGTCGGCGGCGTGAACCTCGGCGCCAAGGACCCGTATCTGGCGCGCACCCTGCTCGACCTGTCGCAGACGGCGACCATCAACGACAGCCTCAAGCTGGGCAAGGATGTGCTGGGCGAACTCGGCCGCATCAATACGCTGCACAAGGGGCAGGTGGAGCAGGCCGGCTTCGCCGTGCTCAAGGCGCCGGACATTCCCTCGATCCTGATCGAGACCGCCTTCATTTCCAATCCCGAAGAAGAGGCGCGCCTCAACGACGAGGCCTACCAGGACCGCATGGCCGACGCGATCCTCAAGGGCATCCGCCGCTATTTCGCGAAAAATCCGCCGCTGGCCAAATCCAAGCTGGCACGGCTGGATTGA
- a CDS encoding bifunctional riboflavin kinase/FAD synthetase — translation MLVFRGVPERATTSTVLTIGNFDGVHRGHRALLAELTAKARELALPATVLTFEPHPRELFAPDQAPARLASLRDKFELLAECGVDRVHVCRFTRQLAALTATEFIENILVRGLSVRHLIIGDDFRFGKGRGGDFAMLQQAGHEHRFAVEAMHTVDFGGVRVSSSAVREALAAGDIERAEQLLGRAFVIAGRVMDGRKLGRTIGFPTANIQVRRKRLPLSGVFAVTVSGVDSKPLPGAANIGVRPTVDEGLKPVLEVHLLDFDRDIYGTHVDVNFLHKLRDEAKFDSLDALKAQIARDVADVKGFFYRRGAEAQR, via the coding sequence ATGCTGGTTTTTCGCGGTGTTCCCGAGCGGGCGACGACGTCCACGGTACTGACCATCGGCAATTTCGATGGCGTGCATCGTGGCCATCGCGCGCTGCTCGCTGAATTGACAGCCAAGGCACGCGAACTCGCGCTGCCGGCGACGGTGCTCACCTTCGAACCGCATCCGCGCGAACTGTTCGCGCCGGACCAGGCGCCGGCGCGCCTGGCCAGTCTGCGCGACAAGTTCGAACTGCTGGCCGAATGCGGCGTCGATCGGGTTCATGTCTGCCGCTTCACGCGCCAACTGGCGGCGCTCACCGCCACGGAGTTCATCGAGAACATCCTGGTGCGGGGCTTGTCGGTGCGGCATCTGATCATCGGCGACGACTTTCGTTTCGGCAAGGGACGCGGCGGCGACTTCGCCATGCTGCAGCAGGCCGGTCACGAGCATCGCTTTGCGGTCGAGGCCATGCATACGGTGGATTTCGGCGGTGTCCGCGTCTCCAGCTCCGCCGTGCGCGAAGCCCTGGCGGCGGGCGACATCGAGCGTGCCGAGCAACTGCTGGGCCGAGCTTTCGTCATTGCCGGGCGCGTCATGGATGGCAGGAAGCTCGGTCGCACCATCGGCTTCCCCACTGCCAACATCCAGGTGCGGCGCAAGCGCCTGCCCTTGTCCGGCGTGTTCGCCGTCACTGTCTCCGGCGTCGATTCGAAGCCGCTGCCCGGCGCGGCCAACATCGGCGTGCGCCCGACGGTGGACGAAGGCCTCAAGCCGGTGCTGGAAGTCCATCTGCTGGATTTCGATCGCGACATCTATGGCACGCACGTCGATGTGAACTTCCTCCACAAGCTGCGCGACGAAGCGAAATTCGATTCCCTCGACGCGCTCAAGGCGCAGATCGCCCGCGATGTAGCCGACGTGAAGGGATTTTTTTACCGCAGAGGCGCAGAGGCGCAGAGATGA
- a CDS encoding GxxExxY protein, with product MTQRKAIAETDFNDLSGRVIGAAIEVHRQVGPGLLESAYVECLGWELEQSGLSVKREVIVPLRYKKLTLAQSYRLDLLIDDCLIVEVKAVEKLMPIHDAQLLTYLRLMDKRLGLLMNFNVDAMRNGIKRLANGL from the coding sequence ATGACGCAGAGAAAGGCCATTGCGGAGACTGATTTCAACGATCTGAGTGGACGCGTCATTGGGGCAGCCATCGAGGTGCATCGTCAGGTGGGGCCGGGTTTACTCGAATCGGCGTATGTGGAGTGCCTTGGATGGGAGCTTGAGCAGTCCGGACTCAGTGTCAAACGCGAGGTGATTGTGCCCTTGCGCTACAAGAAGTTGACACTTGCGCAATCCTATCGACTGGACTTGCTGATTGATGATTGTTTGATTGTTGAAGTGAAGGCGGTTGAAAAGTTGATGCCGATCCATGACGCCCAGTTACTGACCTATCTCAGGCTGATGGACAAACGACTTGGCCTGCTTATGAATTTCAATGTTGATGCGATGCGCAACGGCATCAAAAGGCTGGCAAATGGACTTTGA